The following nucleotide sequence is from Psychroflexus torquis ATCC 700755.
AAAGTAAACTATTTTTTTATCTGATTATTAGTTTTGTTATAACTAGTTCATGCACTTTCCTTGGCAAGGAAGAAAATACAACTAATGTGGCGAGAGTAAATAATCATTATCTATCTCGAGAAGCACTTTCAGAGCATATATCAAGTAATCTTTCTAAAATAGATAGTAATGTAGCTGCTAGGAATTATATTCAAAATTGGGCTAGGGATAAATTGTTTTTAGATAGAGCCAAATTGAATTTACCCCAAGAGCAACAATTTTATTTTAGGGATTTGTCCAAAAGGTATGAAGAGCAGTTGTTCAAAAAGGCATATAAAGACGCGCTTATTGAAAAACAGTTGAAAATTCAAATTGATTCATCAGAAATTGCTTCATACTATCAGGATAACATATCCAATTTCAAATTAAATGAAGATTTAGTTCATTTAAGATACCTTCAATTGGATAAAAAAATGAAATCTTCGCGTGACATAAAACGTAAATTTGTACGTTTTAATGCTGAAGATATGCTATCATTGCAGGAAAAGTCTTTGGAATTCAAATCTTTATCTTTAAATGATTCCATTTGGGTTCGAGTCTCCGACGTAGTGAAAGAATTTGAAGAAAACAAAGGCATACAGCTGGAAAAGTCTGAAATATCAAAAGTCAATAGTTTTTTGGAATTTGAAAATGAAAGCGATGTGTTTTACTTTTATACCAAAGACTTTTTAAAGCGTAATGACCAAGCCCCTTTAAGCTATGTAAGACCAACTATTGAGCAGATTTTGCTCAACAAGAAAAAAATAAATATTTCAAAAATAATTGACAAAGAGATTACAAAAGATGCCACAAAAAATAATGAATTTGAAGTCTATTAATTTAAAAGCTATTGCATTTTTAGGACTGTTGTTCTTTAGTTTTATCACTATAGCTCAAGTAACTATAGATGATGAAGACAACTTGCTAAAAGAGTCAGATTTTAGCCCTGAAGTATTGAAAGCGACTACAATGACTAAAGACGGTCGTTTAAAAATTGACGGGGTTGCTGCTGTTGTTGGAGATTATTTGGTTTTAGAAAGTGATATTTCTAAAGCGTATATAGATATGAAAAACCAACAAGTTGGTGAAATCACCTATTGTGATGTCGCTGAAACTATTCTTGAGAATAAGCTTTTTGCTCATCATGCTGTCCAAGACAGTTTGCCCTTCAACCCTTCTCGTGTAGAAAGTTTTACAGATCAGCAAATAGATCAATTTGTCCGACAAGTTGGAAGTATGGATAAGTTATTAGAATTCTATAAAATCGATTCTGAAAGTGAGCTAAGAGATCAACTTAACGAAATCAACACCCAAAGAATGCTTGCTGAAGAAATGCAAGGATCGATTGTAGACGAGGTTGAAATAACCCCTGAAGAGACAAGAGATTTTTTCGAGGCTATTCCAAAAGATGAAATTCCATTGATAAATGATGAGGTAGAGCTTGCTCAAATTATTGTAAGACCAGAAGTAGGTGAGAAAGAGCAACAAGCTGTCATCGACAAATTGAATTTTTATAGAGATGATGTAGTTGCCGGCGGAAGTTTTGCGACCAAGGCTGTTTTGTATTCCGAAGATAGAGGATCAAGAAGCCAAGGAGGTAAAATTACACTTACCAGAGAAGACAATTTCGTAAAAGAATTTAAAGATGCTGCATTCAGTTTACAAGAAGGTGAGGTGAGTAGACCTTTTGAAACCGAATTTGGATGGCACATTCTTACTGTAGAAAAAATTAGAGGTCAGCAAGTCGATGTAAGGCACATTTTATTATATCCTGAAATTAGTTCTGAAGCTATTCAAAAAGCTAAAGACGAAATTGAATTGGTTAGAAAAAAAATAGTTAATGGAGAGGTTGACTTTAAAGAGGCTGCAAGAGAAGTATCTGATGAAATGGAGACTAGAGAAAGTGGAGGGCAATTGATTAACAATGCTACTGGGGATAGGCGTTTTGAATTGACTAAGATAGACCCTACACTTTACGACCAAGTTATAAACCTGAAAGAAAATGAAGTGTCCCTAGTTATTAAAGATTCTGAACCTAGAACAGCCAAAATCTTTTTCAAGGTCATTACACTCACAAAAAAGATTCCAGAGCACATAGCTGAATTCAGTAAAGATTACACAAAAATTCGAGAGCTTGCTTTACAGCAAAAAAAGTTGACAGAAATAAAAGAGTGGAAAGCTGAAAAGGTTACAGATACCTACGTTAAAATAAATGGAGATTACAAAGTTTGTAAATTTGCAAAATCTTGGATAAAACAATAATATGTCTGATGTTCAGGAATTAGATGACTTTGTAAAAAAGTATGTGGCGTTAAAGTCTGAAATTGCCAAGGTAATTGTAGGGCAAGATAAAGTTGTAGACACTTTATTAATATCCATTTTTTCTGGAGGACACTCTCTTTTGGTGGGAGTGCCTGGCCTAGCGAAAACACTTATTGTCAATACCATCTCTCAAGCATTGGGCTTAGATTTTAAGAGAGTTCAATTCACACCAGATTTAATGCCAAGTGATATAATTGGTTCTGAAATTCTAGACGAAAATAGAAAGTTCAAATTTTTGAAAGGACCTGTTTTTACAAATATGTTACTTGCAGATGAAATTAACAGGACTCCACCAAAAACCCAAGCCGCCTTACTAGAAGCGATGCAAGAAAAAGCGGTAACCGTGGGTGGAAAGAATTATAAGCTCTCTAAACCTTATTTTGTACTTGCCACCCAAAATCCTATTGAACAGGAAGGGACTTATCCACTTCCAGAAGCCCAATTGGATAGGTTTATGTTCGAGGTTAATCTTACTTATCCTAGTTACCAAGAAGAAGTGGATGTCGTCAAGGCGACAACTCAAAATTACAATGCTCAGGTCGATCCAGTTTTTAGTGCAACAGAAATTATTGAGATTCAACACTTAATTAGAAAAATGCCAATTGCAGATAATGTGATTGAGTATGCAGTAACTTTAGTTGGTAAAACTAGACCCAATACAGAGTTGTCATCAGAGTTTATCAATACGTATGTAGATTGGGGGGCAGGACCAAGAGCTTCTCAAAACCTCGTGCTTGCCGGAAAAACTCATGCGGCGTCCAAAGGTAAGTATTCACCTGATATTGAAGATATACAAGCTGTTGCAACATCAATATTAAGGCATAGGGTCGTAAGGAATTACAAAGCAGAAGCAGAAAATATATCGATTGAAGCTATTATAGATCGATTGCTCTAAATTTTATTTATAATCAACCTAAATTATTGAGGTTTTATTTCTTATTGAGATTTTATTTATTTTAGATCTACATCAAATTATCATTTTATTATTTATTATTTGAAAAAA
It contains:
- a CDS encoding peptidylprolyl isomerase, whose product is MNLKSINLKAIAFLGLLFFSFITIAQVTIDDEDNLLKESDFSPEVLKATTMTKDGRLKIDGVAAVVGDYLVLESDISKAYIDMKNQQVGEITYCDVAETILENKLFAHHAVQDSLPFNPSRVESFTDQQIDQFVRQVGSMDKLLEFYKIDSESELRDQLNEINTQRMLAEEMQGSIVDEVEITPEETRDFFEAIPKDEIPLINDEVELAQIIVRPEVGEKEQQAVIDKLNFYRDDVVAGGSFATKAVLYSEDRGSRSQGGKITLTREDNFVKEFKDAAFSLQEGEVSRPFETEFGWHILTVEKIRGQQVDVRHILLYPEISSEAIQKAKDEIELVRKKIVNGEVDFKEAAREVSDEMETRESGGQLINNATGDRRFELTKIDPTLYDQVINLKENEVSLVIKDSEPRTAKIFFKVITLTKKIPEHIAEFSKDYTKIRELALQQKKLTEIKEWKAEKVTDTYVKINGDYKVCKFAKSWIKQ
- a CDS encoding AAA family ATPase, which encodes MSDVQELDDFVKKYVALKSEIAKVIVGQDKVVDTLLISIFSGGHSLLVGVPGLAKTLIVNTISQALGLDFKRVQFTPDLMPSDIIGSEILDENRKFKFLKGPVFTNMLLADEINRTPPKTQAALLEAMQEKAVTVGGKNYKLSKPYFVLATQNPIEQEGTYPLPEAQLDRFMFEVNLTYPSYQEEVDVVKATTQNYNAQVDPVFSATEIIEIQHLIRKMPIADNVIEYAVTLVGKTRPNTELSSEFINTYVDWGAGPRASQNLVLAGKTHAASKGKYSPDIEDIQAVATSILRHRVVRNYKAEAENISIEAIIDRLL